GCAGCGAGTACGGGGTGGGGGCTGCCACGCTGGTGCCCAGCAGGGCCAGGGTCAGGACGCACAGATGAGGACGCATGCCGCCTTCATACCATGCCGCTGGGCACCCGGTCAGCTCAGCTTCAGGGCGTCTGCGGCTTCCTGCGTCTCGTTCCAGGGAATCGTCTCGTGGGCGCGTTCCAGGGTGTCCTCGGGGCCCTTTCCGGCCAGCAGGACCGTGTCGCCGGGCCGGGCGTGGGCGATGGCGGCGAGGATGGCCTCGCGGCGGTCGGGAATGGACTGGAAGTTGGTGTGTCCGGCGTCGCGGGCGCCGCGTTCCATTTCATTCAGGATGTCGGCCAGCGGCGTGTCGCGGCAGTCCTCCTCGGTGAACACCGCGTGATCCGCGACGCGGGTGGCGACCTCGCCCAGCGGGGCGCGTTTGCCGGGGTCGCGCGGGCCGCCGGCCGAGCCGAGCACCACGATCAGTCGGCCGGACGTGGTGGCGCGCAGGGTGCTCAGCGCCTTGTCGAGGCTGGCGGGTGTGTGCGCGAAGTCCACGACCACGCGCCGTCCGCGCCCGTCCGGCACGAGTTCCATGCGGCCCGGCACGCCCCGGAACGAGGCGAGGCCTGCCATCAGCGCCTCCGGGCCAGCGCCCAGGTGCGCGCTCGCGGCCATGGCGGCCAGGGCGTTCGCCACGTTGAAGCGCCCGATCATGGGGAGGTGCGCGTCGAACTCGCCCAGGGGACTGATCACATGAAAGTGCAGGCCCGTGCTGCGTTCCTCGATGTCCGTGGCCCGCCAGTCGGCGTGCTGCCCCTCGGCGGAGTAGGTGGTTTCGGCGGGTGCCACGCCGCGCAGCTGCGCCGTCCAGGGGTCGTCCACGTTCAGCACCGCGAACGGCGCGGCCTCGATCAGTCGGCGCTTGTCGGCAAAGTAGTTCTCCAGCGTGCCGTGAAAGTCCAGGTGTTCGCTGCTCAGGTGCGTCCAGACGGCCACGTCCCAGTTCACGCCGCGCACCCGGTTCAGTGCCAGGGCGTGACTGCTGGCCTCCAGTACCGCCGCGTCCGCGCCCGAGCGGACCATCTCGGCCAGGGTGGCCTGTACCTGCGGGGCCTCGGGCGTCGTGAAGTGCGCCGGGAAGTGCCGCAGCTGCCCGTCCGGCAGTTCGTAGCCTGCGGTGCTCAGCAGGCCGGTGCGCAGTCCGGCGGCGCGCAGCAGGTGCCGGGTGATCCAGCTGGTCGTGGTCTTGCCGTCCGTGCCGGTCACGCCCACGACCCGCAGCGCGCGGCTGGGATGCCCGGCCAGCGCGGCCGCCGCATCTGCCAGCGCGGCACGGGCACTCGACACGCGCAGATACGGCAGGGGGCTGGTCATGCCGTCCGGCAGGCCCTCGCCGATCACGGCCACCGCGCCCGCTGCCGCGACCCGTTCCAGGAAGCTGTGCCCGTCGAACCGTGCCCCCCGGATCGCCACGAACGCGGAGCCGGGGGCGGCCCAGTCGGCGTTGTGCGTCACGCCCGTCACCTCCGGATTCTCGGTGGGGGCGGGAACGTTCAGGTGGGCGGCCAGCTCGGAAAGACGCATGCAGGGATGATACGGGTTCCGTTTGTTTCGCTGACCATCCGGAACTTCACCGGATTGTCAGCTCCACGTCCGGAACCCGTTTCTCTCCCACTCGCATCCGCTCGGATTGAACGGTCTTTGCA
The DNA window shown above is from Deinococcus sp. LM3 and carries:
- a CDS encoding UDP-N-acetylmuramoyl-L-alanyl-D-glutamate--2,6-diaminopimelate ligase: MRLSELAAHLNVPAPTENPEVTGVTHNADWAAPGSAFVAIRGARFDGHSFLERVAAAGAVAVIGEGLPDGMTSPLPYLRVSSARAALADAAAALAGHPSRALRVVGVTGTDGKTTTSWITRHLLRAAGLRTGLLSTAGYELPDGQLRHFPAHFTTPEAPQVQATLAEMVRSGADAAVLEASSHALALNRVRGVNWDVAVWTHLSSEHLDFHGTLENYFADKRRLIEAAPFAVLNVDDPWTAQLRGVAPAETTYSAEGQHADWRATDIEERSTGLHFHVISPLGEFDAHLPMIGRFNVANALAAMAASAHLGAGPEALMAGLASFRGVPGRMELVPDGRGRRVVVDFAHTPASLDKALSTLRATTSGRLIVVLGSAGGPRDPGKRAPLGEVATRVADHAVFTEEDCRDTPLADILNEMERGARDAGHTNFQSIPDRREAILAAIAHARPGDTVLLAGKGPEDTLERAHETIPWNETQEAADALKLS